A segment of the Salminus brasiliensis chromosome 1, fSalBra1.hap2, whole genome shotgun sequence genome:
tctctctctctctctctctctctgtctctctctctctctctctctgtctgtctgtctctctctctctgtctctctctctctctctctctctctctctctctctgtctctctctctctctctttctctctctctctctctctctctgttctctctctctctctctctctctctctctctctctctctctctctctctctctctctaggggTTGGTTCTCACTAAAACGTTCATGGCTTACTACTGGGTGGGTCTGACAGACGAGAACACCGGACAGTGGAGATGGGACGACGGAACGCCCTACACTATGAATAAAAAGTGAGTGCCAGATGGTTTCTATGGGTGCTACATGGTTTCTATGCTGTTTttaggtggtttctgtggtatcccagatggAGCTTGAGGGTTGCTAAATAGTTGCTTTGTTGTTGCCAATTGTTTGCTGTGGGGATGCttagtagttgctatggtacagCAGGTGGTTGGGATGTTAGGCGGTTGGGATGTTAGGcggttgctatgtggtttctatggtatggGGATACTAAATGTTGCTATATTATTCCAGGCTGCTGTGCTGTTGTCTGTTGTGTTGCAGGTTGTTGCAATGGGGATGTTAGGCTCTAGGGTTGCTGTAGAGATACtctgcagttgctatggtgtggcaGGTGGTGGACATGAGGATGCTAGGTGTTTACTGTGGTGTCTCAGGTTGTTGCTTTGAGGATGCTAGGCCGTTGATATGGGGTTGTTCGTTTTTGTATGGAATCTGTGATTGCTcttgtgttgctaagtggttgttatgctTTTCCAATTGGTTGTTATgctgttgctagatggtttctaTGGTATGGGGATACTAAACATTGCTAGATTATTCCAGGCTGCTGTGCTGTctgttgctatggggttgctaggcagGCGCTACTGTATATGGTGATTTATATGGATGGATATGTgagattttttatatataattggATCCAGTTTCATATAGTAACCTAACTGTTTGGTGACCATTGCAGTGACTGGAATCCCGGACAGCCAGATGACTGGAAGAATCACGGTCTGGGAGAAGAAGGGGAGGACTGTGCGCACATCCTAGAAAATGGGAGGCTAAACGATGCCCACTGTTCCATACAACACAAATACATCTGCAAGGCCAAGGCCGAGTAAAATACATGATTTTCCCAAAGGAATCCAGTACTTTTCAGATCGGTCCTTTATATAAAccgtgtggacaaaagtattgggacacctgcttattcattgtaaaaagagctgatcctgcttctgttggagtaactgtctctactgtccacagaagaaaactatctactagattttagaggagcattgctgtgaggatttgtttgcattaagGGTCAAGAGATAGGTCGAGATATTAGATGACCACCCCAcacctcatcattccagagaatacagttcctccactgctccacagctcaatgctggggggcttcattatacccctctagcccacgcctgacagtagccagcatggtgtcaatggggtcatgatgttgatctactCCAGATAAACATCTGAAGACATTGAAATTGGATAACTTTTGTACATCTAAACTGAGCCCCCTGTAGGTGGGACCCTCTGTAGGACTCTTTAGCTAATGTGCAGCATAGGAGCCTCTCTGTGTGCAAATTCCATTTGCTGAATCTGAAAGTGTGAACAAATactaatgtttatttttactggaatcaagtaaatatggcttttattttgaagttcaaaatgttgtaacataaataaacaaataatgacTAATGACTCTTTGATAATCAGTTCTGTTCAAAGTGCAGTAAAGCCTAAAATGTCCAGCAAGCAAACACATATTGTACATTCCAATAAAATCAAGAAGACTAtaggttagagctccgggctattgatgacagagttgtgggttcaatacccgggctcggcaagctgccactgttgggcccaaGGAGTCTGAAAGTCCGAAGTTGGCTGAGAAGTTGGCATGAAGTGGTTCTTCAGACATtcacttcatgtttatttttgaTCAATAAAACGTATCTCTATTTTCCCCACCATGTAATAAGATATGAGCTTGACCATTTAATAAGATATCACCATGACCATTTAATAAGATATCACCTTGGCAACCGTCCCCATCAGAGCCTTTCCAATACCTttacctgagagagagagagagagagagcatcaaGATATTTGCGTTCCTCTTATTGAAATtgtctgttccaccttaagtggggcagcagttccattctggccTCAGGCCTTGAAGAACCTTGGCTATTCAATGAGGTAAGAGTGTCGGAGAACCTTAACACCCACCTCTGAAGTCAGGCATGACGTACAGATCCTCCATGTAGATGGTGAAAAGACGCTATCAGTGtgaactagggatgcaccgatccaatactaggatcggatattGGTTCCGGATattagctggattgggtatcggataattagtctgaaAAGGCAGGAGCTACTCGCGCCTCtgtagtctcacagacttcatATTACAGAATAAAAGTCCCGAGCCCAGACGACACTGTGATGGTTATATGGTTATATGGCAGTTATATGGCTTACTAATTCAACAGAGGTATCGGATTGGTATCAGGAATCGGCTGATgcgcaaagtttatgtatcaggAAAATGTGGATTGGTGCATCCCCGTACAAACAGGGTAGGAGAATCTGAGTTGGCAGTGATGTGTTGTGACCCATAGTTTCCAGGTGGGGGAGCCATTGTGACTGTTATActctgtgtccaaatttcattaTTAATGGGTCAATAAAAACGCTAgttacattggcttccattgaaaTTCTAAGACCATGGCGTTGTCCTGCGGTTCTCTTTAAGCAGTACGTATCTAAAAAAGTCGTGTCTTTGTCAACTGTTGTTGGGAAGAAATTTCTTACAGTTTCCTGGAAGCCTCTGAGATTCTCCAGTGTTTCTAATTAGAGATGTGTTGAGTTTAGAAGGACATTGAAGGACAGTGGGAGCAATCTGGTCTAGACTTCCTGTTAGAACTTTCCTTAAGAACGCACTAAAGAACATTCTTATAAAGCTGAAAAAAGGATCCCATcttcctccacccatcctcaccatcttctacagaagctccatagagagcatcctgagcagctgcatcactgcctggtttgggaactgcaccgtctctgaccgcaagaccctccaacgcattgtgaggacagctgagaggatcatcagagcctctcccctccgtcatggacatttacactgcccacagcatccgcaaagcatccagcattgtggatgaccccaccaaatcttcacacagactgttctccctcctgtcatcaggaagaaggtaccgcagcatccagtcCAACATGacaagactctgcaacagcttcttcccacagggcatcagacttctcaactccagagactgaactgatggacTCCTCcatacacactcccacacacactcattcacctAAGATGTGAATCCCAGGAAATATGAAAAGCATTTTGAACTAATACTACCTCACTGCATCACTGAACTCTTTTGCACATATCCTACCGGTCAAAAGTTTAAGAACACTCCAAATTGTCCATTGTTTTAATTGACATTTAAGTCCATTGAAAACTTGCAATAGTACAAAGTTAGGCAGCAAACAGCCGGGGCTTTCGGGGTAAAATAAACACAACTGAAATATTATGTAGATTGTGGGAAAAAGGGCCTTTTTGGGGAACCATTTTAGAGAAGTCATTGGTTAACAACTTACAGCTAGTCTGTTGCAATATAAGTAAATTAGGCTTTGACAGCTGATGTAAACAATGTATAATTTTAACCCTCATACtgcactgtctgcactgtgttgtactatctgtctgcactgtttccactgtctgcactgtctgcactgtgttgtactgtctgtctgcactgtctgcactgtgttgtactgtctgtctgcactgtctgcactgtctgcactgtgttgtactgtgttgtactgtctgtctgcactgtctgcactgtctccactgtctgcactgtctgcactgtgttgtactgtctgtctgcacttgttctgtgttgtgtgttgttggtcctggaggaacatggtTTAgcagaaatgacaataaagcctttTGACCTGACTAGGAAGATTTTGGTTGCAGTGATTTTACTACAATCTAATGTGAATCATCTCATTTTAATTCAAATCTAATTCAGTTCTAAAGAACTTCTGTTTTACTGCTATTATTAAACATCTGCACTTCGAATCTTCGAGTCTGCAATATTTCACTTTCATTTCTTGGTTTTATTTTTCATGGGTACTTCCAAGCAGAAGTGGTTTTCTTCACAGGAGATAACATCGTTTTCCCATTGGCCGGAATTTTTGCTTCACAGGAGATAACATCGTTTTCCCATTGGCCGGaattttttctgtttctcactTTTCTCAAGAATCTGGCAGTtagatttatattttatcagaatttcatgatgaatggaccaatagaaatgctccaaaatgacctggattcatttacactgacttctGAGAAGCTGTGGTTTCAGAGGTTTGTGTGGGACAGTGACGATGATACTCGTGgaacatttcattttaaacCCGTAAATAATTTTAACAGAAATGTGTTCCTCTTTGATGACGTAACAGCCTCTATGTGAGGATTTCactgcattcaatgacaagaggTTTAGCTGTTGAGCAACAAGGCCTGGGTCACAATCAGCATTTCGGTTGGGCTGAAAAAGCTCTAGTTTTACAAGCCACCCtgttatttaccaccctgttatttatcaccctgttattttacctcagaatcacactgatttttcttttacaaAGGTGctcatgaataataaaaaagctaCACTCTACTCTAATTGGCTAATTCAAGGCAGCGCCTGGAGAAGATGATTTGCtgtccagtatcaacaacaccatattctcccaaagtcaGAGTCACAATTTACTGTTTATCCAGCTTAGACTAGAGCTGTCTTTAGTGGGTGGAGCTTATGTAAAggttgggggtgtaaatataatgagcCAAAGCTGTGATGTAAGGaatggaattggcctgttttccagctctgttatggttctgctggatgttcttttgaaggagaacCAGACATCTTTGAGGTTCCATCTACTGAACTCTCACTATTCAACCATACAAAGATAAACAGTTCTACTTTCTAGAGCCGTGCTTTAacttcaaggaaggacaaccggagAACCAGGAACAGGGTCAcaggcacccaaggctcattgaacTTTACCCAAAAGCTCCCTATGAACCCATTCATACTGGACTTACTTTATTAAGGTGCGCCCTCTAGTGTCCAAACAAGCTGGAGCACATTGTAAAGTGGTGCTTCTTCTCACTACAAGTTGTCGGGTAAAGATCTTGGAGAAATTGATCATTTGGGATTTGATCCAGAATGACCTTCACTTCTCTACTGAAATTAACTATGTGTGCAGGACAAAGGCCAGTCCACTTCATGTCCAAAAGTTCCCCCAgcgttcttctgaaatcaagggtattagctTGGAGTTTGTCCCTCTTTACTGCGGTAACAGTTTCTACTCCTCTGGAGCGTCTTCTAGATGTTGCTttgagaggatttgattgtattcagccacatAGAGAGCATCAGCAAGTCAGTTatccaaaggtattggatggaggtTCATCATCCCTCCAAGGAACCCCACAGTTCAAtgttgggggggctttatattcctctagcccacactcgGTATTGGGCACATGACCTTAGGGTAACATGTTctgttggtcagtgcttttctacactcctaaaagtaaagatgctacaaagggttcgtAGAAGaaatgccatggaagaaccgtcttagttccataaagaaccaagttTCTAGAAGGggcgtctggatacttttggacatgcagtttACATATTTGTGTAGTTTTTGATGGATATGTCTGCAAACAAGTTCAACAGCTCACTCATTCTGTGCTTTTATTATGGAACCTTTTGATATTTGTTGTTAATTCCTTGGAATTAAATGTCACCAAAGTGGACCTTTATAGGTTCGTCTGATTGCACTGTATCTGAACAGGCCTTTAAGTTTTAGCTCATTAATCCTGAAGTGCTGAAAAGGCTTGATCTTATTAAGGTGCAATACAAACTTCCATTGTTTCTGTTCTACGAGGGCTTCAGAATGACCAGTCCAATAAGGACAAGCAATAGTAGTGTCCACCACACTACTGCTGGTTGTTAGCTCTCTtattgcttgttactcctagtcctCCTTTcatattcattaatatttgCTTTGGCAAATGTATCTAGTGTGCAAAGGTTATGTATTAAGTGCTGTCTGAAGGTTTCACTATACTATATAGTATGTAAGGTTATAAACTGTATAAATTCGGTCGCAAGAAAAGTGGAATTAGCTTTTCTTGCAACCGAATctctgcattgattactaataaattTTCTAAAGGTTCTGATCATTATAGTTCATAAAAGTCGCAATTCTAGTATATAATTATATCAAACttaactaataacacacacagtttgtgtcttttattgagcacattgcATAagatccacagtgcaggctagaaaaagtaagtgaaccctaaGTGAGTGACTGAGCCCTATCCTACACCCTGTGCAAGGGCCTTCCGCCTGCGTCATTGAAATAGCGGCGCTGCTTGTGAAtgtatctacgctgatgggtgtggtggtctcgaaatgaggtgtgttcaggtcagtttctggagtatttcTATCTTGGCAAACGAAAAACACAGGTGAACACTGACTGATAATAGTGAAGGTCTAGCTACCTAACTGGTCTTCATACAGTGGTTTTCAGATAGCTGGACACTCTGCGGGTGCTGCCCTGACTGTGAGGAGCTGATACACCATTCAAGCTCTGTCCTGGATGTCTGAGAGGAGCTGCTACACCGCTAGTACTCTGAACAGCA
Coding sequences within it:
- the LOC140570709 gene encoding C-type lectin domain family 10 member A-like, yielding LVKRVLSCKSGWTLFGSRCYFFSRNELNWHEARDYCRAQNSFLLTVESKEELGLVLTKTFMAYYWVGLTDENTGQWRWDDGTPYTMNKNDWNPGQPDDWKNHGLGEEGEDCAHILENGRLNDAHCSIQHKYICKAKAE